A single Clostridium sp. AN503 DNA region contains:
- a CDS encoding M20 family metallopeptidase: MTDVRKMVDEITPEITDMRNYIHENPELSMKEYQTCALLEDYVKKHVEYDRLKRVGETGLFFEIKGTKPGSGPTIVFRGDIDALPIQEDEDMSPRSKVPGVMHACGHDVHGTINVGAAKILSRLKDQFSGSIYFFIQPAEETLQGARLFLNDPEINFDKIDAVAALHISAELDAGTIGVRYGAILASADKIHIRINGKGGHGAHCHTVKDPIVAASAVVSGLQTLVSRETNPADSVVISICTIHGGSAHNIVPDYVDMTGTVRTLKPADRDRMEVSVKRMANSVAEAYGCTAEVDFIRGVPPFICEDEWVDRALRVGRKVLGTENTIIMPHAAMGSEDFAFIKEKKPGIFVRLGVRTPGGPYGSAHSSTFYCDSACIPTGMLTIIGLAADYMEFSI; encoded by the coding sequence ATGACGGATGTAAGGAAAATGGTTGATGAAATCACACCGGAGATCACAGACATGCGCAATTATATTCATGAAAACCCTGAGCTTAGCATGAAGGAATATCAAACGTGCGCGCTCCTGGAAGACTATGTTAAGAAACATGTAGAATATGACCGCTTAAAACGAGTGGGAGAGACCGGGTTATTCTTTGAAATAAAGGGAACCAAACCAGGCTCTGGCCCGACGATCGTTTTTCGGGGGGATATCGATGCACTCCCGATTCAGGAGGATGAGGATATGTCTCCCCGCAGTAAAGTGCCGGGGGTTATGCATGCCTGTGGACATGATGTACACGGCACAATCAATGTAGGCGCTGCAAAGATTCTGAGCAGGCTGAAGGATCAGTTTTCCGGATCTATTTATTTTTTCATCCAACCGGCTGAGGAAACTCTGCAGGGAGCCAGACTGTTTTTAAATGATCCGGAAATCAATTTTGATAAAATTGATGCGGTAGCGGCGCTGCATATTTCGGCGGAGCTGGATGCCGGAACGATTGGAGTCCGTTATGGGGCAATCCTGGCCAGCGCTGATAAAATCCACATCCGCATCAATGGAAAAGGAGGGCACGGGGCACATTGCCATACGGTGAAAGACCCGATTGTGGCAGCGTCGGCTGTGGTGAGCGGTTTGCAGACGCTGGTATCCCGTGAGACCAATCCTGCGGATTCTGTCGTCATCTCTATCTGTACGATCCATGGGGGAAGCGCTCACAATATTGTACCGGATTATGTTGATATGACAGGGACCGTCCGTACCTTAAAACCGGCAGACCGAGATCGGATGGAAGTCAGTGTGAAGCGCATGGCGAATTCTGTGGCAGAGGCTTATGGTTGTACGGCAGAGGTGGATTTTATCCGGGGAGTGCCTCCGTTCATCTGTGAGGATGAGTGGGTAGACCGGGCGCTTCGCGTAGGAAGAAAGGTTCTGGGAACGGAAAATACCATAATCATGCCGCATGCAGCCATGGGAAGTGAGGATTTTGCTTTTATTAAGGAAAAGAAACCAGGGATCTTTGTAAGACTGGGGGTGCGAACTCCCGGTGGCCCATATGGATCGGCACATTCTTCTACATTTTACTGTGATAGTGCCTGCATTCCAACAGGGATGCTGACGATTATCGGACTGGCGGCAGATTATATGGAGTTTTCTATTTGA
- a CDS encoding lactate utilization protein: MGSGYSKKLQNRGFTACYVRTRKEALEQALSWIPEGATVGWGGSLSVNQIGLLDRVRDTHPVIDRDAAGTDIEKEERMRQALLSDVFLTGTNAVSADGQLVNMDGTGNRVAALTFGPQSVIVVAGMNKAVRSVDAGVERIRTIAAPVNMMRFLKEDSKTACSVLGVCSDCNAHDCICNTLVVTRRCRPAGRIKVLLVGEDLGI; encoded by the coding sequence GTGGGCTCCGGCTATAGTAAAAAGCTGCAGAACCGGGGCTTTACGGCCTGCTATGTACGGACGAGGAAGGAGGCGCTTGAACAGGCGCTTTCCTGGATTCCGGAGGGAGCAACGGTGGGGTGGGGCGGATCATTGTCTGTGAATCAGATTGGCCTTCTTGACCGGGTGCGCGACACACATCCCGTAATAGACCGGGATGCAGCAGGCACGGATATTGAAAAGGAGGAGAGGATGCGGCAGGCGCTTTTATCGGATGTATTTCTGACCGGCACAAATGCAGTAAGCGCGGATGGGCAGTTAGTTAATATGGATGGAACTGGCAATCGTGTAGCGGCATTGACATTTGGCCCCCAAAGCGTCATTGTAGTGGCAGGTATGAATAAAGCTGTGCGCAGCGTGGACGCGGGGGTGGAACGGATCCGTACCATTGCCGCGCCGGTAAATATGATGCGCTTTTTAAAAGAAGACAGCAAGACTGCCTGTTCTGTTCTGGGAGTTTGCAGTGATTGTAACGCACATGACTGTATCTGCAATACGCTGGTGGTCACAAGGCGCTGCCGTCCGGCAGGCCGTATAAAAGTGCTGCTTGTTGGCGAGGATCTGGGCATATAA
- a CDS encoding Na+/H+ antiporter NhaC family protein, whose product MSEKAKKKFEFPDVYALLFILCIVAMALTWIIPAGSFERIQDGSLTKVVAGSFQYVDAVRQTPWDMLQAIYQGFSNSANTIFLIFFCGASVAMVEESKALSTFFTWLAKMLKGKEMIAIAILMFGLGLGNAAGAFANIGVAVMPIGIVMAQALGGDPFLGFLIVYFGLMSGFSIGFANPSILGVAQTLAEVPIFSGTMPRVICCIANITFMYCVTMMYYRKIKKNPAYSLNCQTDITSLQHINGESNIESAKLSRRQLITVVVFLAGVAICVSLTIKNSWSAKKIASYFFGMMVVTGLVSGFSMNEIAEKFIKGCKPMIYASFVTGIASAIAVILSNGKVLDTIVYALSLPLNRAGAVAGAGMMVVVNALVNMVIPSGSGQAAVMMPLMTPIADLVGITRQVAVQAFQFGDGLSNLATPLNGPLMGCLAIAGVNFPKYFKWAIKFILIEIAAAIVITMVMQSVGWIGY is encoded by the coding sequence ATGTCTGAAAAAGCAAAAAAGAAATTTGAATTTCCCGATGTATATGCACTGCTGTTCATCCTGTGCATAGTGGCTATGGCGCTTACCTGGATTATCCCGGCAGGTTCCTTTGAGCGGATACAGGATGGAAGCTTAACGAAAGTGGTGGCAGGCAGTTTCCAGTACGTGGATGCAGTCCGCCAAACGCCGTGGGATATGTTACAGGCAATCTACCAGGGATTTTCCAATAGCGCCAACACGATTTTCCTGATCTTTTTTTGTGGGGCTTCCGTAGCGATGGTGGAGGAAAGCAAGGCGTTATCCACGTTTTTTACGTGGCTTGCTAAGATGTTGAAGGGCAAAGAAATGATTGCTATCGCGATTCTGATGTTTGGCCTGGGGCTGGGCAATGCTGCCGGCGCATTTGCAAATATTGGAGTTGCGGTCATGCCGATTGGTATAGTCATGGCGCAGGCATTGGGCGGAGACCCGTTCCTGGGTTTCCTGATTGTATATTTTGGACTGATGAGTGGTTTTTCAATTGGATTTGCGAATCCCAGTATCCTGGGTGTTGCCCAGACACTGGCAGAAGTGCCGATTTTTTCAGGCACTATGCCGCGTGTGATCTGCTGTATTGCAAATATCACATTTATGTATTGTGTAACCATGATGTACTACCGTAAAATTAAAAAAAATCCGGCATACAGCTTAAACTGTCAAACGGATATAACGTCATTGCAGCATATTAACGGAGAGTCAAACATAGAATCTGCAAAGCTAAGCAGAAGGCAATTGATAACCGTTGTGGTTTTTCTGGCAGGTGTGGCAATCTGTGTGAGCCTGACAATCAAGAATAGCTGGAGTGCGAAGAAAATCGCTTCTTATTTTTTCGGTATGATGGTTGTAACCGGGTTAGTTTCTGGTTTCTCCATGAATGAGATTGCTGAAAAATTTATCAAGGGATGCAAACCTATGATCTATGCATCTTTTGTTACCGGTATTGCCAGTGCGATTGCAGTGATTTTAAGCAACGGCAAGGTTTTGGACACAATCGTATATGCCTTAAGCCTGCCGCTTAACAGGGCGGGGGCGGTTGCAGGGGCCGGTATGATGGTAGTTGTGAATGCTTTAGTTAATATGGTGATCCCATCCGGCTCAGGACAGGCTGCGGTTATGATGCCGCTTATGACGCCGATTGCGGATCTGGTGGGCATTACACGCCAGGTAGCGGTTCAGGCTTTTCAGTTTGGCGATGGGCTGAGCAATCTGGCAACGCCGTTGAATGGGCCGCTGATGGGATGCCTGGCGATAGCAGGCGTTAATTTCCCCAAATATTTTAAATGGGCGATCAAATTTATATTGATTGAAATTGCCGCCGCGATTGTCATCACAATGGTGATGCAGAGTGTAGGCTGGATAGGCTATTGA
- a CDS encoding DUF296 domain-containing protein: MELYEVTVKSGESIKEVVSRYVLEQGWESVYLTGAVGSVIDCRFTTPTENELPLRTISVSSRGAAELLTFIGEVMKREKMDPELKAVYKDKTSPLFVHIHASAATAGGHVIGGGLADGKAFRAVRVFMIPLV; encoded by the coding sequence ATGGAGCTCTATGAAGTAACGGTAAAATCCGGTGAGAGTATCAAGGAAGTGGTGTCCAGATATGTTTTGGAACAAGGGTGGGAAAGTGTATATCTAACAGGAGCGGTCGGTTCTGTAATAGACTGCAGGTTTACAACTCCGACTGAAAATGAGTTGCCCTTAAGAACAATATCCGTTTCCAGCCGTGGCGCAGCGGAGCTTTTAACTTTTATTGGGGAAGTTATGAAACGGGAGAAGATGGACCCTGAGCTGAAAGCAGTCTACAAAGATAAGACAAGCCCTCTGTTCGTCCATATCCATGCCAGCGCGGCTACGGCCGGAGGCCATGTGATCGGAGGCGGGCTGGCAGATGGAAAAGCATTTCGTGCGGTGCGGGTATTTATGATACCTTTAGTATGA
- a CDS encoding dihydrodipicolinate synthase family protein, which translates to MINLQGSWVAMPTPFTEEDKIDFQGYEILINRQIKYGTSQIFILGSAAETTLLTLEEKKSIVKEVISMTKGKIPCFFNASAMTTGDSVEFAQFCEREGADGVIFTVPPYVLINQHATLSHLDTCMSAVDIPCGIYNNPSRLGVLISPETIKALSDAHPNFVVDKEAQGSVEQLVQVQRLCQGKVKIMCCDFPHYSIVIPTLAVGGTGTANIGGNIIPEEAAKYSRPWTSMQIMEECREEYFKWFPLLQELYTFSNPVVIKAALRILGLPGGHLRRPYEEYTGQKLSVLEKMMGEMGVIDKYGVK; encoded by the coding sequence ATGATTAACCTGCAAGGCTCCTGGGTAGCAATGCCCACACCCTTTACCGAGGAGGACAAGATTGATTTTCAAGGCTATGAGATCCTGATCAATCGCCAGATCAAGTATGGTACCAGCCAGATTTTTATTTTGGGTTCGGCGGCAGAGACTACGCTGCTTACACTGGAAGAAAAGAAATCCATCGTAAAAGAAGTTATTTCCATGACAAAAGGAAAAATCCCCTGTTTTTTTAACGCGTCCGCTATGACGACAGGCGACAGTGTGGAGTTTGCACAATTCTGCGAGAGGGAAGGCGCGGATGGTGTTATTTTTACGGTGCCTCCGTATGTGCTGATCAACCAGCATGCGACCCTCAGCCATCTGGACACATGTATGAGCGCCGTGGATATTCCCTGCGGCATTTATAATAATCCCAGCCGTTTGGGGGTCTTGATCAGTCCGGAAACGATCAAGGCGCTTTCCGATGCACATCCGAACTTTGTTGTGGACAAAGAAGCACAGGGCAGTGTGGAACAGTTAGTGCAGGTACAGCGTCTCTGCCAGGGGAAGGTGAAGATTATGTGCTGTGATTTTCCGCATTACTCTATCGTGATTCCAACTCTTGCCGTAGGCGGTACTGGTACGGCAAATATTGGTGGCAACATTATTCCGGAGGAAGCTGCAAAGTACTCCAGGCCGTGGACGAGCATGCAGATTATGGAGGAATGCCGCGAGGAGTATTTTAAGTGGTTCCCGCTGCTGCAGGAGTTGTATACGTTTTCAAACCCGGTAGTGATAAAAGCTGCTCTGCGTATTTTGGGACTGCCTGGCGGACATTTGCGCAGGCCTTATGAGGAGTACACTGGACAGAAGTTATCTGTACTGGAAAAAATGATGGGCGAGATGGGCGTAATTGATAAATATGGCGTAAAATAA
- a CDS encoding Crp/Fnr family transcriptional regulator gives MYTWDKSSLTLPSPVQKELEELIRLHSEVITYNARKIFLEPGDIMNGVYYVAEGRTRHYMVSMDGTEKILYTLAAGWFYGETPCSLSEPTGLYSSTETKTTLYCIPLREYDRLIGENKLFRDAILHSYSKKLLILRHEVENLAFNSCKDRLKRLFCSVADTEQEIDNGWFQLKIHYTQYELSTIVGGARVTVSKLINELCDEGFIRILNRNIQISVKEYYKFIKWMEEHRY, from the coding sequence ATGTATACGTGGGATAAATCCAGTCTGACTCTACCCAGTCCGGTACAGAAAGAACTGGAGGAATTGATCCGACTGCATTCGGAAGTGATTACCTACAATGCCAGGAAAATATTTCTTGAGCCCGGGGATATAATGAATGGTGTATATTATGTGGCAGAAGGCCGCACGCGCCATTATATGGTATCGATGGATGGTACAGAGAAGATTCTTTATACCCTGGCGGCAGGCTGGTTTTATGGGGAGACGCCATGCTCGCTCAGTGAACCGACCGGACTGTATTCCAGTACGGAGACGAAGACCACGCTCTATTGTATCCCATTGCGTGAGTATGACCGCCTGATTGGCGAGAATAAGTTGTTTCGAGATGCAATTCTCCATAGCTATTCCAAAAAACTGCTTATTTTAAGGCACGAGGTAGAGAATCTGGCATTTAATTCCTGTAAGGATCGTTTGAAAAGATTGTTTTGCTCAGTGGCTGATACGGAACAGGAGATAGACAACGGCTGGTTTCAATTAAAAATCCATTATACCCAGTATGAACTTAGTACGATTGTGGGTGGGGCGAGGGTGACCGTAAGCAAATTGATCAATGAGCTGTGTGATGAGGGATTTATCCGTATTTTGAACCGCAATATTCAAATCAGCGTGAAGGAGTATTATAAATTCATAAAATGGATGGAAGAGCACAGGTATTAG
- a CDS encoding TRAP transporter small permease subunit, producing MGLLAVLVIFSVIARYFFSHSWKQLAEFNVTLFAFTTFWGMGINVLKNEHVMIDILYDAVKPAIKRWLSVVNYLIVLVVVLVFTYQGYKYVGVAGKQISQGMEIPMKYMYGIMPVCGAICAVCVVIKIIEFITVDVSYFAPKNKALTDDAPQA from the coding sequence ATGGGGCTGCTGGCTGTGCTGGTGATCTTTTCGGTCATTGCACGTTACTTCTTTTCTCACAGCTGGAAGCAGCTGGCGGAGTTCAATGTGACGCTGTTTGCGTTCACAACCTTCTGGGGAATGGGGATCAACGTTTTAAAGAACGAGCATGTCATGATTGATATTCTTTATGATGCGGTAAAGCCGGCGATCAAGCGCTGGCTCAGTGTGGTCAACTATCTGATCGTTCTGGTGGTGGTCCTGGTCTTCACCTATCAGGGTTACAAGTACGTGGGTGTTGCCGGGAAACAGATCAGCCAGGGCATGGAGATCCCGATGAAATACATGTACGGCATCATGCCGGTATGCGGCGCGATCTGTGCGGTCTGTGTCGTGATCAAGATCATCGAGTTCATCACTGTGGATGTTTCGTATTTTGCACCGAAAAACAAGGCGCTGACAGACGACGCGCCGCAAGCATAG
- a CDS encoding TRAP transporter substrate-binding protein: MRKKIALLLTLALAASSLAACGGSKPAESAAATTAAAAETTAAAGDTKAADTTAAAAEGEDPYAALGDFTMMVGHAQPEGNPRYVSMEKFAADVAEKTNGHVTVEVFANGQLGTEKEMLEQVVAGTVQGMRGGQFDFSPRLLMFTLPFLTQNRAQVTALLNSDLAKKVCTEAEAETGTVIISLCDAGGYRQFSNSKHPITKPEDLKGLKMRTNGMNTIDKTFIAMGATTTTIPYSDLYMGLKTSVADGQENPWVNVEGMKFYEVQKYFTEVNYQFHPDPFYINAAWWNSLPAEYQEIIQECADEMSVYNDQLIDETQEAAKQVVVDAGCEVYEPSADELKAFQDAVQVVYDQCIEEGILTAEELKEMQDIVASAK, encoded by the coding sequence ATGAGAAAGAAAATTGCGTTATTACTGACATTAGCGCTGGCAGCGTCCAGCCTGGCAGCATGTGGCGGAAGCAAACCGGCGGAGAGCGCAGCGGCTACTACCGCGGCTGCAGCAGAGACCACTGCAGCAGCAGGAGACACCAAGGCAGCGGACACAACCGCGGCTGCGGCTGAAGGCGAAGATCCTTATGCAGCGCTGGGTGATTTCACCATGATGGTAGGACATGCACAGCCGGAAGGCAACCCGCGTTATGTTTCTATGGAGAAGTTCGCAGCAGATGTAGCAGAGAAGACTAACGGTCATGTGACCGTAGAAGTATTTGCCAACGGCCAGCTGGGCACCGAGAAAGAGATGCTGGAGCAGGTAGTGGCAGGAACCGTACAGGGTATGAGAGGCGGCCAGTTCGACTTCAGCCCGAGGCTTTTAATGTTCACCCTTCCGTTCTTAACCCAGAACCGTGCACAGGTAACCGCTCTCCTCAACAGCGACCTGGCAAAGAAGGTTTGTACAGAAGCAGAAGCAGAGACCGGAACGGTCATCATCAGCCTTTGCGACGCAGGCGGATACCGTCAGTTCTCCAACAGCAAACATCCGATCACCAAGCCTGAGGATTTAAAGGGCTTAAAGATGCGTACCAACGGCATGAACACCATCGACAAGACCTTCATTGCTATGGGCGCGACCACCACAACAATTCCGTATTCTGATCTGTACATGGGCCTTAAGACCAGCGTTGCAGACGGTCAGGAAAATCCGTGGGTTAACGTAGAGGGTATGAAGTTCTATGAGGTTCAGAAGTACTTTACCGAGGTGAACTACCAGTTCCATCCGGACCCGTTCTACATCAATGCAGCATGGTGGAATTCTCTTCCGGCAGAGTACCAGGAGATCATCCAGGAATGTGCAGATGAGATGAGCGTTTACAACGACCAGCTGATCGATGAGACCCAGGAAGCTGCAAAGCAGGTTGTAGTAGATGCAGGCTGTGAAGTGTACGAGCCGAGCGCCGATGAGTTAAAGGCATTCCAGGATGCGGTACAGGTGGTTTATGACCAGTGTATCGAGGAAGGTATCCTGACTGCAGAGGAGCTTAAGGAAATGCAGGATATCGTAGCCAGCGCAAAATAA
- a CDS encoding GntR family transcriptional regulator, with product MNLSNDEIYDILEREIVTLEIRPGEVLSENTLCKRFSISRTPIRSILQRLQQNGFVQIVPHKGTIVTPIDLNIASQWIYQRMAVECMVLRDFLQMYSPTDLARIHYIQQQLLDIAETRHTSDQFDINQFLTTDLSMHRVWFQATDKLYLWDTLTKPQADYSRFIRLDIVGARNVPDVLEEHLELIDLIEEKDAAAIEPLLKRHLYGGVRRMGGQLFSDEYRDYFKQE from the coding sequence ATGAATCTGAGCAATGATGAGATTTATGATATTCTGGAACGGGAGATTGTGACCCTGGAGATCAGGCCCGGAGAAGTTTTAAGTGAAAATACGCTCTGTAAGAGGTTCAGCATATCCCGCACACCGATCCGGAGTATCCTGCAGCGTCTTCAGCAGAACGGCTTTGTCCAGATTGTTCCCCATAAAGGTACTATTGTCACCCCCATCGACTTGAATATAGCCAGCCAGTGGATCTATCAGCGCATGGCGGTGGAATGTATGGTCCTGCGGGATTTCCTTCAGATGTATTCCCCCACCGACCTTGCCCGTATCCACTATATCCAGCAGCAGCTCCTGGATATTGCGGAGACGCGCCACACTTCGGATCAGTTCGATATCAACCAGTTTTTGACCACAGACTTATCCATGCACCGGGTGTGGTTCCAGGCTACGGACAAGCTTTACCTCTGGGACACCCTTACAAAGCCCCAGGCCGACTACTCCCGCTTTATCCGCCTGGATATCGTGGGCGCCCGCAATGTGCCGGATGTACTTGAGGAACACTTGGAACTGATCGACCTGATCGAGGAAAAAGACGCCGCCGCTATCGAACCGCTGCTGAAACGCCACCTGTACGGCGGTGTGAGACGGATGGGCGGACAGCTGTTTTCTGATGAATACCGGGATTATTTTAAACAGGAATAA
- the rbr gene encoding rubrerythrin, which produces MYAVRNIDRCTKDCLCLYVCPTGASDTENGQIDASKCIGCGACANACPSHAIVLVPKEYPPQQEKEAAVLNTLKHLAGSKTRQEQMAEGIAAETENPVERQFARAIARSNRIMAEDILREAAYMLPQSREAGEFLYMALEQEIGTREDFPAEAAKELITLLKHDRSNNKTENPENRTGNKEENKVERWRCTVCGYIHEGELPADFVCPICKQPASKFEKIEEPKGGNPYAGTKTEKNLMEGFAGESQARNKYTYFANIAMQEGYDQLAEIFLKTARNEQEHARVWFQELGHLGSTAENLLAAAEGENYEWTDMYDRFARDAQEEGFPELAEKFRRVGAIEKTHEERYRKLLDNVEMKRVFEKSEECIWECRVCGHLVMGKKAPEACPVCGMSQSFFEVRKENY; this is translated from the coding sequence ATGTATGCAGTCCGTAATATAGACCGTTGTACCAAAGACTGTCTCTGCCTGTATGTGTGTCCCACAGGGGCGTCTGATACGGAGAACGGCCAGATTGATGCGTCAAAATGCATCGGATGCGGCGCTTGTGCCAATGCCTGCCCATCTCATGCCATCGTGCTGGTCCCGAAGGAATATCCGCCTCAGCAGGAAAAAGAGGCTGCTGTCTTAAATACGTTGAAACATCTTGCGGGCAGCAAGACCCGGCAGGAGCAGATGGCAGAGGGAATCGCAGCTGAGACCGAAAACCCGGTGGAGCGGCAGTTCGCCCGGGCGATCGCCAGATCAAACCGTATCATGGCGGAGGATATCCTGAGAGAGGCGGCATATATGCTGCCCCAGAGCAGGGAGGCGGGAGAATTCCTTTACATGGCCCTGGAGCAGGAGATCGGGACCAGAGAGGACTTCCCGGCGGAAGCGGCAAAGGAGCTGATCACGCTGCTGAAGCATGATCGATCAAACAATAAAACTGAGAACCCGGAAAACAGGACCGGGAATAAGGAGGAAAATAAGGTGGAAAGATGGCGTTGTACTGTATGCGGTTATATTCATGAGGGAGAGCTTCCGGCAGATTTTGTATGTCCGATCTGCAAACAGCCGGCTTCCAAATTCGAAAAGATCGAGGAGCCAAAGGGCGGGAATCCATATGCAGGGACCAAAACAGAGAAAAATCTGATGGAGGGCTTTGCAGGGGAGAGCCAGGCCAGGAACAAGTATACATACTTTGCAAACATTGCCATGCAGGAGGGCTACGACCAGCTTGCAGAGATCTTCTTAAAGACAGCCCGCAATGAGCAGGAGCACGCGAGGGTATGGTTCCAGGAGCTGGGGCATCTGGGCAGCACGGCAGAGAACCTTCTTGCGGCAGCAGAAGGCGAGAACTACGAATGGACGGATATGTATGACCGGTTTGCCAGGGATGCGCAGGAAGAGGGCTTCCCGGAGCTTGCGGAGAAGTTCCGCAGGGTAGGGGCCATCGAGAAGACTCATGAAGAGCGGTACCGTAAGCTGTTAGACAACGTGGAGATGAAACGGGTGTTTGAGAAATCCGAGGAGTGCATCTGGGAATGCCGCGTCTGCGGGCATCTGGTGATGGGCAAAAAGGCTCCTGAGGCCTGCCCGGTCTGCGGGATGAGCCAGAGCTTCTTTGAGGTGAGGAAAGAGAATTACTAA
- a CDS encoding rubredoxin, with the protein MKKYICSICGYIYDEAAGIPDAGIAPGTKWEELPEDWVCPLCGAARSEFVLQAEAAQEKQVSRERPHSGQREDHTGGEDLKEMTPAQLSALCSNLAKGCEKQYLAREAEQFWKLAEYYQNKAGIITGQDMDDLLKRINEDLETGYPEANAAAGEKPDRGALRALTWSEKSTRIMNSLIARYEKEGDAMIENTSIYVCEICGFIYIGDTPPEICPICKVPKKKLTKVERG; encoded by the coding sequence ATGAAGAAATACATATGCAGTATCTGCGGCTACATTTATGATGAGGCGGCTGGAATCCCGGACGCCGGGATTGCACCGGGGACAAAGTGGGAAGAGCTGCCGGAGGACTGGGTCTGTCCTCTGTGCGGCGCCGCCAGATCCGAGTTTGTGCTGCAGGCGGAAGCAGCACAGGAAAAACAGGTCTCTCGTGAGCGCCCGCATTCCGGACAGAGAGAGGACCACACCGGAGGTGAGGACTTAAAGGAGATGACGCCCGCGCAGCTAAGCGCCCTGTGTTCCAATCTGGCAAAGGGCTGTGAGAAGCAGTATCTAGCAAGAGAGGCGGAGCAGTTCTGGAAGCTGGCGGAGTATTATCAGAATAAGGCGGGTATCATTACCGGTCAGGATATGGATGACCTGCTTAAGCGCATAAACGAGGATCTGGAGACGGGATATCCCGAAGCCAACGCGGCTGCCGGTGAAAAGCCCGACCGGGGAGCGCTGCGGGCGCTTACCTGGAGTGAAAAGTCAACCCGGATCATGAATTCCCTGATCGCAAGATACGAAAAGGAAGGGGATGCAATGATCGAGAACACCAGCATTTATGTGTGTGAGATCTGCGGCTTTATCTATATCGGCGATACGCCCCCGGAGATCTGCCCGATCTGTAAGGTACCGAAGAAAAAACTGACGAAGGTGGAAAGGGGGTAA
- a CDS encoding Crp/Fnr family transcriptional regulator, translating to MLTKKDSILLSSRLPFWDHLSAEQKDYLTANTKLMHFSKGQAFNSGGDDCGGILLLLRGMLRAYIISDEGREVSLYRLESGDACTLSAACIMQTIDFDIFISSEAETDVLLISTAAFSRISAENIHAELFCYKTATERFSDVMWTIQQILFTSFDKRLAAFLLEETAKSGSLTIHMTHEQIARYLGSAREVVSRMLKYFSGEGYVALSRGGITVTDEKRLRKVLNH from the coding sequence ATGTTAACAAAAAAAGATTCCATCCTCTTAAGTTCCAGGCTGCCCTTCTGGGATCACCTCAGCGCGGAGCAGAAGGACTACCTGACTGCCAATACAAAGCTGATGCATTTCTCCAAAGGGCAGGCGTTCAACAGCGGCGGTGACGACTGCGGAGGTATCCTGCTGCTGCTCAGGGGAATGCTCCGCGCTTATATTATCTCTGACGAAGGACGGGAGGTCTCTCTGTACCGGCTGGAATCCGGGGATGCCTGTACACTTTCCGCAGCCTGCATCATGCAGACCATCGACTTTGACATCTTTATAAGCTCTGAAGCCGAAACAGATGTACTGCTCATTAGCACTGCGGCTTTTTCCCGCATTTCTGCGGAGAACATCCATGCGGAGCTATTCTGTTACAAGACTGCCACTGAGCGTTTTTCTGACGTCATGTGGACCATACAACAGATACTCTTCACCAGCTTTGACAAGAGGCTGGCGGCTTTTCTGCTGGAGGAGACCGCAAAGAGCGGAAGCCTGACCATCCACATGACCCATGAACAGATTGCACGGTATCTGGGCAGTGCCCGAGAGGTCGTGTCGCGGATGCTCAAATATTTTTCCGGCGAAGGTTATGTTGCTTTATCCAGGGGCGGAATTACCGTTACTGATGAAAAACGGCTGAGAAAAGTCTTGAACCATTGA
- a CDS encoding amino acid-binding protein, with amino-acid sequence MLKQLSIYAENKKGTLQCITGILLREEINILGSVTNDSAEYGIIRMVVSDAAKAKEAIEKEGYLCRLTNVTGVEVADKVGNLHHLLLALSESNINVDYVYLSFNRNSGLPVLIFHTEGTYEVEACLTGKGFTVVSDSDIL; translated from the coding sequence ATGCTGAAACAATTATCGATATACGCAGAAAATAAAAAAGGGACGCTTCAGTGCATCACCGGGATCCTTCTCCGGGAGGAGATCAATATCCTCGGTTCCGTTACCAACGACAGTGCCGAATACGGTATTATCCGTATGGTAGTATCCGATGCCGCCAAAGCAAAAGAAGCCATTGAAAAAGAAGGTTATCTCTGCCGTTTGACCAACGTTACCGGCGTAGAAGTTGCAGACAAGGTAGGAAATCTCCATCATCTGCTGCTGGCACTTTCTGAGAGCAATATTAACGTTGATTACGTTTACCTGTCCTTCAACCGGAATTCCGGCCTGCCGGTCCTGATCTTTCACACGGAAGGGACCTATGAGGTGGAAGCCTGCCTGACCGGCAAGGGCTTCACTGTTGTGAGTGATTCTGATATCCTGTGA